In Halorubellus sp. JP-L1, one DNA window encodes the following:
- a CDS encoding amidohydrolase family protein — translation MTAETIEGTILRGPEFEAIRGRVVVEDGTIRAVEVADVDGDAVVLPAFVNAHTHIGDSIAKEAGEGLSLEELVAPPDGLKHRLLRQASRAELVAGMSRSLSYMARAGTAAHVEFREGGVEGVEAIEAAGADSDVESVVLGRETVDAMERADGFGASGANDADFDRERNATRRAGKLFGIHAGEVDETDIHPALDLDPDFVVHMVHATEMHLERLADSETPVVACPRSNAATGVGLPDLRALAEHTTVALGTDNVMLNAPSMFREMEWAAKLSRLPARDVLAMATSNAADIAGLDCGVIAEGRPAKLLVLDGDSHNLDGVHDVVRGVVRRATVDDVERIVL, via the coding sequence GTGACCGCGGAGACGATCGAGGGCACGATCCTCCGCGGCCCCGAGTTCGAGGCGATCCGGGGTCGGGTCGTCGTCGAGGACGGCACCATTCGAGCGGTCGAGGTGGCCGACGTCGACGGCGACGCCGTGGTGCTACCGGCGTTCGTGAACGCGCACACGCACATCGGGGACTCCATCGCGAAGGAGGCCGGCGAGGGATTGAGTCTGGAGGAACTCGTCGCGCCCCCGGACGGCCTCAAGCACCGCCTGCTCCGGCAGGCGAGCCGGGCGGAACTCGTCGCGGGGATGTCGCGGTCGCTCTCGTACATGGCGCGGGCGGGGACGGCGGCGCACGTCGAGTTCCGAGAGGGGGGCGTCGAGGGCGTCGAGGCCATCGAGGCGGCCGGCGCGGACAGCGACGTCGAGTCGGTCGTCCTCGGGCGAGAGACGGTGGACGCGATGGAGCGCGCGGACGGATTCGGCGCGAGCGGCGCGAACGACGCTGACTTCGACCGCGAGCGGAACGCGACGCGACGGGCGGGGAAGCTGTTCGGCATCCACGCGGGCGAGGTCGACGAGACCGACATCCATCCGGCGCTGGACCTCGACCCGGACTTCGTCGTCCACATGGTTCACGCGACGGAGATGCACCTGGAGCGCCTCGCGGACAGCGAGACGCCGGTGGTTGCGTGTCCGCGGTCGAACGCGGCGACGGGCGTCGGCCTGCCGGACCTGCGGGCGCTCGCCGAGCACACGACGGTCGCGCTCGGGACGGACAACGTGATGCTGAACGCCCCGTCGATGTTCCGCGAGATGGAGTGGGCCGCGAAGCTCTCGCGGCTACCGGCCCGGGACGTGCTCGCGATGGCGACGTCGAACGCGGCCGATATCGCGGGCCTGGACTGCGGCGTGATCGCGGAGGGTCGGCCGGCGAAACTGCTCGTGCTCGACGGCGACTCGCACAACCTCGATGGCGTCCACGACGTGGTCCGCGGCGTCGTCCGCCGAGCGACCGTCGACGACGTCGAGCGCATCGTCCTCTGA
- a CDS encoding universal stress protein, which produces MYDHILVPTDGSPGVERAVEHAVDLAAAHDATLHALYVVNTASYSSMPMETSWEHIRDMLGEEGERALERVQELADPAGVDVETVVVDGSPSREIVHYAEDGGIDLIVMGTHGRGGIDRLLLGSVAERVVRASKVPVLTVRVGGDA; this is translated from the coding sequence ATGTACGACCACATCCTCGTGCCGACCGACGGCTCGCCGGGCGTCGAACGAGCGGTCGAACACGCCGTCGACCTGGCGGCAGCGCACGACGCGACCCTGCACGCGCTGTACGTCGTGAACACCGCCAGCTACTCGAGCATGCCGATGGAGACGTCCTGGGAGCACATCCGGGACATGCTCGGCGAGGAGGGCGAACGAGCCCTGGAGCGCGTCCAGGAGCTCGCGGACCCGGCGGGCGTCGACGTGGAGACGGTCGTCGTCGACGGGTCGCCGAGCCGCGAGATCGTGCACTACGCGGAGGACGGCGGCATCGACCTGATCGTGATGGGGACGCACGGGCGCGGCGGCATCGACCGGTTGCTCCTCGGGAGCGTCGCCGAACGGGTCGTGCGCGCGAGCAAGGTCCCGGTGCTGACGGTCCGCGTCGGCGGCGACGCGTGA
- a CDS encoding biotin--[acetyl-CoA-carboxylase] ligase, whose amino-acid sequence MNETRRRVLDALADGPVTGPALADALDVSRAAVWKHVEALREEGFVVESTDDGYVLESVAEYGGLALEYGLDAPYEVEYHDAIGSTNDRARELAGEGASDVAVVAAEQTGGRGRLDREWTAPRGGVYVSVLVRPDVPPAQAPVFTLAAAVATANAAREVGVDAGIKWPNDVLVPTDDGDTRKLAGILTEMEGEADRVSWLVVGIGVNVDVSTAELPPDATSVTVEGGTADRRAFAQRVLEGFHVLTSGDPSDVLPAWRERALTLGQRVRVDTPGGVVEGVARDVEFPGALVVETDDGDVRVTAGDCEHLRSAE is encoded by the coding sequence ATGAACGAGACGCGACGACGCGTGCTGGACGCGCTCGCTGACGGTCCCGTGACTGGACCGGCGCTCGCGGACGCCCTCGACGTGTCGCGCGCGGCGGTCTGGAAGCACGTCGAGGCGCTCCGCGAGGAGGGGTTCGTCGTCGAGAGCACGGACGACGGCTACGTGCTGGAGTCGGTCGCGGAGTACGGCGGGCTCGCGCTCGAGTACGGCCTCGACGCGCCCTACGAGGTCGAGTACCACGACGCGATCGGGTCGACGAACGACCGTGCCCGCGAACTCGCTGGCGAGGGCGCGAGCGACGTCGCGGTCGTCGCCGCGGAACAGACCGGTGGCCGGGGACGACTCGACCGCGAGTGGACGGCGCCGCGCGGCGGCGTGTACGTCAGCGTGCTCGTGCGGCCGGACGTGCCACCCGCGCAGGCCCCGGTGTTCACGCTCGCCGCCGCGGTCGCGACCGCGAACGCCGCCCGCGAGGTGGGCGTCGACGCCGGCATCAAGTGGCCGAACGACGTCCTCGTCCCGACCGACGACGGAGACACCCGGAAACTGGCGGGCATCCTCACGGAGATGGAGGGCGAGGCCGACCGCGTCTCCTGGCTCGTCGTCGGCATCGGCGTGAACGTCGACGTTTCGACTGCCGAATTACCACCTGACGCGACGAGCGTCACTGTCGAAGGCGGCACCGCCGACCGACGTGCGTTCGCCCAGCGCGTCCTCGAGGGGTTCCACGTACTCACGTCCGGCGACCCGAGCGACGTCCTCCCGGCGTGGCGCGAGCGCGCGCTCACCCTCGGCCAGCGAGTGCGCGTCGACACGCCCGGCGGCGTCGTCGAGGGCGTCGCTCGCGACGTCGAGTTCCCGGGCGCGCTCGTCGTCGAGACAGACGACGGCGACGTGCGCGTCACGGCCGGCGACTGCGAGCACCTCCGATCCGCCGAGTGA
- a CDS encoding tyrosine--tRNA ligase has translation MDTYDLITRNAEEVVTEDELEALAADPDGKRVYVGYEPSGVLHLGHLLTANMLIDLQDAGFEVVVLLADVHAYLNDKGTFDEIEATAEVMREQFLAYGLDPEQTEFVYGSSYQLDEEYVLDLHQMATSTTLNRAQRAMAEIQGGETAKVSHVVYPLMQALDIEYLDLDLAVGGLDQRKVHMLAREELRALGYESRPAIHTPILADLTTGVGKMSSSTGVAISMEDSTEDLEEKVNSAYCPPSRDPEPTDDGEERKNPVLELFQYHVFPRFEEVVVERPEEYGGDLTYDDYETLAEDLDSGELHPADAKGTLAAYLDELIAPGRERLQELRD, from the coding sequence ATGGATACCTACGACCTGATCACGCGGAACGCCGAGGAGGTCGTGACCGAGGACGAACTCGAAGCGCTCGCGGCCGACCCCGACGGGAAGCGCGTCTACGTCGGCTACGAGCCCTCGGGCGTCCTCCACCTCGGGCACCTCCTCACCGCGAACATGCTCATCGACCTCCAGGACGCGGGGTTCGAGGTCGTCGTCCTCCTCGCGGACGTCCACGCGTACCTCAACGACAAGGGGACGTTCGACGAGATCGAGGCGACCGCCGAGGTCATGCGCGAGCAGTTCCTCGCGTACGGGCTGGACCCCGAGCAGACCGAGTTCGTCTACGGGTCGAGCTACCAGCTCGACGAGGAGTACGTGCTGGACCTCCACCAGATGGCGACGTCGACGACCCTGAATCGTGCACAGCGCGCGATGGCGGAGATCCAGGGCGGCGAGACCGCGAAGGTCAGTCACGTCGTCTACCCGCTCATGCAGGCGCTGGACATCGAGTACCTCGACCTCGACCTCGCGGTCGGGGGCCTCGACCAGCGGAAGGTCCACATGCTCGCTCGGGAGGAACTCCGCGCGCTCGGGTACGAGAGCCGGCCCGCGATCCACACGCCGATCCTCGCGGACCTGACGACGGGCGTCGGGAAGATGTCCTCGAGCACGGGCGTCGCCATCAGCATGGAGGACTCCACCGAAGACCTGGAGGAGAAGGTCAACAGCGCGTACTGTCCGCCGTCCCGCGATCCGGAGCCGACCGACGACGGCGAGGAACGCAAGAACCCCGTGCTGGAGCTGTTCCAGTACCACGTGTTCCCGCGGTTCGAGGAGGTCGTCGTGGAGCGCCCCGAGGAGTACGGCGGCGACCTGACCTACGACGACTACGAGACGCTCGCGGAGGACCTGGATTCGGGCGAGCTCCACCCCGCGGACGCCAAGGGCACGCTCGCTGCGTACCTCGACGAACTCATCGCACCGGGCCGGGAGCGCCTCCAGGAACTCCGCGACTGA
- a CDS encoding helix-turn-helix domain-containing protein, whose translation MSSDTQATTVAAADDADDDAGACPVVETIQQIGSEWRLVVLHDLQGGEKRFNELKRSTDASSRTLSRVLDDLADLDLVERRVESDAPIATYYSLTPKGGALCPVFDEIEAWAGDHVESCQD comes from the coding sequence ATGTCCTCAGATACGCAAGCGACGACGGTCGCCGCCGCGGACGACGCAGACGACGACGCGGGCGCGTGCCCGGTCGTCGAGACCATCCAGCAGATCGGCTCCGAGTGGCGCCTCGTCGTCCTCCACGACCTCCAGGGCGGCGAGAAGCGGTTCAACGAACTGAAGCGATCGACCGACGCGAGCTCGCGGACGCTGAGTCGCGTCCTCGACGACCTCGCGGACCTCGACCTCGTCGAGCGCCGCGTCGAGAGCGACGCCCCCATCGCGACGTACTACAGCCTCACCCCGAAGGGCGGCGCGCTCTGCCCGGTGTTCGACGAGATCGAGGCGTGGGCGGGCGACCACGTCGAGAGCTGTCAGGACTGA
- a CDS encoding DoxX family protein, giving the protein MAITGAEGVALLVGRVLLGGVLAFMGLNHFMQTDGMAAYAEAKGVPVPRFAVLFSGGQLVFGGVLLAAGLYPVLAAGALASFFVVATPMMHDFWAVPEDQKQDEMTGFLKNVGLLGASLLVLAIAGQEWAFAAGLGL; this is encoded by the coding sequence ATGGCCATCACCGGAGCGGAGGGCGTCGCCCTCCTCGTCGGCAGAGTCCTCCTCGGGGGCGTCCTCGCGTTCATGGGCCTCAATCACTTCATGCAGACCGACGGCATGGCGGCGTACGCCGAGGCGAAGGGCGTCCCGGTGCCGCGGTTCGCGGTCCTGTTCTCGGGCGGCCAGCTCGTCTTCGGCGGCGTCCTCCTCGCCGCGGGACTGTACCCCGTCCTCGCGGCCGGTGCCCTCGCCTCGTTCTTCGTCGTCGCGACGCCGATGATGCACGACTTCTGGGCGGTCCCCGAGGACCAGAAGCAGGACGAGATGACGGGCTTCCTGAAGAACGTCGGACTCCTCGGCGCGTCGCTGCTCGTGCTCGCCATCGCCGGCCAGGAGTGGGCGTTCGCGGCCGGTCTCGGACTGTAG
- a CDS encoding ABC transporter ATP-binding protein codes for MIRVDDLRKEYDGFVAVDGSTFEVDAGEVFGVVGPNGAGKTTTLKMLAGLVEPTSGDVEVAGASAGSLDMRRNLGFLPEESPLYEEMTADSYLEFFADLYDVPGDVARDRIDEALDRLDLEHRERPIGDMSKGMKRKVAIARSLVNDPDVLVYDEPASGLDPLTTNYIVEFTRELADEGKTVVFSAHNLYHVESICDRLIVMNDGDVIARGSLDEIREAHGQSAYHVYTDVPVRDAAHDDDADHYEVVVSDMDAVERVRREAQADGGHVVDIQTEDPSLEDIFLDIAGERVEDAREPDRERPTREVET; via the coding sequence ATGATTCGGGTGGACGACCTCCGGAAGGAGTACGACGGCTTCGTCGCCGTCGACGGCAGCACGTTCGAGGTCGACGCCGGCGAGGTGTTCGGGGTGGTGGGCCCGAACGGCGCAGGGAAGACGACGACTCTGAAGATGCTCGCCGGCCTCGTCGAACCGACGAGCGGCGACGTCGAGGTCGCGGGCGCGTCCGCTGGGTCCCTCGACATGCGGCGGAACCTCGGGTTCCTCCCCGAGGAATCGCCGCTGTACGAGGAGATGACCGCGGACTCGTACCTCGAGTTCTTCGCGGACCTCTACGACGTCCCCGGGGACGTCGCGCGAGACCGCATCGACGAGGCCCTCGACCGACTGGACCTCGAGCACCGCGAGCGCCCCATCGGCGACATGAGCAAGGGGATGAAGCGGAAGGTCGCGATCGCGCGGTCGCTCGTGAACGACCCGGACGTCCTCGTGTACGACGAACCGGCCTCGGGTCTCGACCCGCTGACGACGAACTACATCGTCGAGTTCACGCGCGAGCTCGCCGACGAGGGGAAGACCGTCGTCTTCAGCGCGCACAACCTCTACCACGTCGAGTCGATCTGCGACCGCCTCATCGTCATGAACGACGGCGACGTCATCGCCAGGGGGTCGCTCGACGAGATCCGCGAGGCGCACGGACAGAGCGCGTACCACGTCTACACCGACGTCCCGGTGCGGGACGCGGCGCACGACGACGACGCGGACCACTACGAGGTCGTCGTGTCCGACATGGACGCCGTGGAGCGCGTGCGCCGGGAGGCCCAGGCCGACGGCGGGCACGTTGTCGACATCCAGACCGAAGATCCGAGCCTGGAGGACATCTTCCTCGACATCGCCGGGGAGCGCGTCGAGGACGCGCGCGAACCCGACCGCGAGCGACCGACGCGCGAGGTCGAGACGTGA
- a CDS encoding ABC transporter permease subunit, with protein sequence MRIRKTLRIARWEVTRSAGTLDRTTIAFAVVLLALGAVAGPAVVSDASLDSGIYRVGVDESSPYYDVVRQHERLVAGSPNAELGEEVSVVVRNGQFRRADTRKGAAAYDELRSAIRTYNDRRMAEQVRRGDASESAAFPVTVSLQYVERVVQQFPGVDGGGDDGSDDSGGDTGSDDSGGDTGSDDSGGDTDSGGAGGGVGGGVSGDGKVRAPSVGTGGGGSDQSGAPGDIAPPFPFQSLVLAFLFIVPMNFVVQAYGSTIVDERVNRRGELLLVAPVTRGDIIAGKTLPYFAGLLAVCGAIAVVVGGDPYSLAAVPPILAAVTPIALLFLAATFVGGMFARSFKELTFVTIAVSVFLTAYVFVPAIFSDVTPIALISPLTLVVRHLRDVGYTAVEYLYSTGPFYLASLALFAVSASVYREEDMFTQKRLAAKALDAVATFVHSKRSVALVTMATLPFVFVAELLFIAVVFPIPAAFALPMLLASIAVVEELAKSVAGYAGFTHGRFADTNLAAVGVGVASGLGFFLAEKATLVVQLVGMGNVEYGRVAFTTVPMDASPLVVVALLFLPLGLHVLTATISALGARRGRTAYALAFALAVLVHLAYNAVVIGIQSGVA encoded by the coding sequence GTGAGGATACGGAAGACCCTGCGCATCGCGCGCTGGGAGGTCACGAGGAGCGCGGGGACCCTCGACCGGACGACGATCGCGTTTGCGGTCGTCCTGCTCGCACTCGGTGCCGTCGCTGGGCCGGCGGTCGTGTCGGACGCGAGCCTCGACTCGGGCATCTACCGCGTCGGCGTGGACGAGTCCAGCCCCTACTACGACGTCGTCCGGCAGCACGAGCGCCTCGTCGCGGGGTCGCCGAACGCGGAACTCGGCGAGGAGGTGTCCGTCGTCGTCCGCAACGGCCAGTTCCGGCGAGCGGACACGCGGAAGGGGGCGGCGGCGTACGACGAGTTGCGGAGCGCCATCCGGACGTACAACGACCGGCGGATGGCCGAGCAGGTCCGGCGCGGCGATGCCAGCGAGTCGGCGGCGTTCCCCGTGACCGTTTCGCTCCAGTACGTCGAGCGCGTCGTCCAGCAGTTCCCGGGCGTCGACGGCGGTGGGGACGACGGAAGCGACGATAGTGGCGGGGATACCGGAAGCGACGATAGTGGCGGGGATACCGGAAGCGACGATAGTGGCGGGGATACTGACAGCGGCGGTGCCGGCGGTGGCGTCGGTGGCGGCGTCAGCGGCGACGGGAAGGTCCGCGCGCCGAGCGTCGGCACGGGTGGTGGCGGCAGCGACCAGTCGGGCGCGCCCGGCGACATCGCACCACCGTTCCCGTTCCAGTCGCTCGTGCTCGCGTTCCTGTTCATCGTCCCGATGAACTTCGTCGTCCAGGCGTACGGGAGTACGATCGTCGACGAGCGCGTGAACCGCCGCGGGGAACTGCTGCTCGTCGCACCGGTCACGCGCGGCGACATCATAGCCGGGAAGACGCTCCCGTACTTCGCAGGTCTGCTCGCGGTCTGTGGGGCCATTGCGGTCGTCGTCGGTGGCGACCCGTACTCGCTCGCCGCCGTCCCGCCGATCCTCGCCGCGGTCACCCCGATCGCGCTCCTGTTCCTCGCGGCGACGTTCGTCGGCGGGATGTTCGCGCGGTCGTTCAAGGAACTCACGTTCGTCACAATCGCCGTCTCCGTGTTCCTCACCGCGTACGTGTTCGTGCCCGCGATCTTCTCGGACGTCACGCCGATCGCGCTCATCAGTCCGCTCACGCTCGTCGTCCGACACCTCCGGGACGTCGGCTACACCGCGGTCGAGTACCTCTACTCGACGGGGCCGTTCTACCTCGCGTCGCTCGCGCTGTTCGCGGTCAGCGCAAGCGTCTACCGCGAGGAGGACATGTTCACGCAGAAGCGCCTCGCCGCGAAGGCGCTCGACGCCGTCGCGACGTTCGTACACTCGAAGCGGAGCGTCGCGCTCGTGACGATGGCGACCCTCCCGTTCGTGTTCGTCGCAGAACTCCTCTTCATCGCCGTCGTCTTCCCTATCCCGGCCGCGTTCGCGCTCCCGATGCTCCTCGCGTCGATCGCGGTCGTCGAGGAACTCGCGAAGAGCGTCGCGGGCTACGCCGGGTTCACGCACGGGCGGTTCGCGGACACGAACCTGGCGGCTGTCGGCGTCGGCGTCGCGAGCGGACTCGGGTTCTTCCTCGCGGAGAAGGCGACGCTCGTCGTCCAGCTCGTGGGCATGGGGAACGTCGAGTACGGCCGCGTCGCGTTCACGACCGTTCCGATGGACGCGTCGCCGCTCGTCGTCGTCGCACTCCTCTTCCTCCCGCTGGGACTGCACGTCCTCACCGCCACCATCTCCGCGCTCGGCGCGCGACGCGGCCGGACCGCGTACGCGCTCGCGTTCGCCCTCGCGGTCCTCGTCCACCTCGCGTACAACGCCGTCGTCATCGGGATCCAGTCGGGGGTGGCTTGA
- a CDS encoding ABC transporter permease: MRDGSNGDSGSGRARLAIAKRELAALRSEKTIVLALLIQLFVASFSSFLVVGLVSLYDPGAGQDYQLGVGVTGEGSDEVAAVLGENEGVAVQRYVDAATAQDAFQDGEVDAVLVTNETVNGTIGVRAVVPEENVRTTIAVVQIREAMDELEHRLRLEHRDELAQPPLHVPVKSPGSPYYGFTYTVLVPLLVFLPVFISGSIAVDSLTEESQRGTLELLRVAPVSIGDIVDAKLFATAVLAPLQALAWLALLGVNGTPVSNVPVLVVLVAGLSLAVVSVGVGIALWSSDRRQAQFLYSTGIIGAATFGGVLPEHPANTVARLAIGTTSATTFALAAAYGILGLLAYAAVRGFVARLDPETL; the protein is encoded by the coding sequence ATGCGCGACGGATCGAACGGCGACTCCGGCTCGGGTCGCGCACGACTCGCGATCGCGAAGCGCGAGCTCGCGGCGTTGCGCTCGGAGAAGACGATCGTCCTCGCCCTGCTCATCCAGCTGTTCGTCGCGTCGTTCTCGTCGTTCCTCGTCGTCGGCCTCGTCTCCCTGTACGACCCCGGCGCCGGCCAGGACTACCAGCTCGGCGTCGGCGTGACGGGTGAGGGCAGCGACGAGGTGGCGGCGGTACTCGGCGAGAACGAGGGCGTCGCCGTCCAACGCTACGTGGACGCGGCCACGGCTCAGGACGCGTTCCAGGACGGCGAGGTGGACGCCGTGCTGGTGACGAACGAGACCGTCAACGGGACGATCGGGGTGCGTGCTGTCGTTCCCGAGGAGAACGTGCGGACGACGATCGCGGTGGTGCAGATACGCGAGGCGATGGACGAACTCGAGCATCGACTGCGGCTCGAGCACCGCGACGAGCTGGCCCAGCCGCCGCTGCACGTGCCCGTGAAGTCCCCGGGGAGTCCGTACTACGGGTTCACGTACACCGTGCTCGTGCCGCTCCTCGTGTTCCTCCCGGTGTTCATCAGTGGCTCGATCGCGGTGGACTCGCTCACCGAGGAGTCCCAGCGCGGCACGCTCGAACTACTGCGGGTCGCGCCGGTGTCGATCGGCGACATCGTCGACGCGAAGCTGTTCGCGACCGCGGTCCTCGCGCCCCTGCAGGCGCTCGCGTGGCTGGCGTTGCTCGGCGTGAACGGGACGCCCGTGTCGAACGTCCCCGTGCTCGTCGTGCTCGTCGCCGGCCTGTCCCTGGCGGTGGTGTCCGTCGGCGTCGGCATCGCGCTCTGGTCGTCGGACCGCCGGCAGGCGCAGTTCCTGTACTCGACGGGCATCATCGGCGCGGCGACGTTCGGCGGGGTCCTCCCGGAGCATCCGGCGAACACGGTCGCGCGGCTCGCCATCGGGACGACGAGCGCGACGACGTTCGCGCTCGCGGCCGCCTACGGGATCCTGGGACTGCTCGCGTACGCCGCAGTCCGCGGGTTCGTCGCGCGACTCGACCCGGAGACGCTGTAG
- a CDS encoding PKD domain-containing protein — MRRPLAALALLAVVALATAGVAASASPTNAAATESTGATDENFSVTVQTPQTVASNVTMNFSVDVTGADGNVTAEWTFEGSEKKAGTTVQHVFDDGGNATVAVVVTDESGETVTRELVVDVVEYGDDDESSSNPLENVATIALFGALLGGVPLVLLLFVVPKAMEVITDAL, encoded by the coding sequence ATGCGCCGACCGCTGGCCGCTCTCGCCCTCCTGGCCGTCGTTGCGCTCGCGACGGCCGGCGTCGCAGCGAGCGCGTCCCCGACGAACGCCGCCGCGACCGAGTCGACGGGAGCTACCGACGAGAACTTCAGCGTCACCGTGCAGACGCCCCAGACTGTCGCGTCGAACGTCACCATGAACTTCTCCGTGGACGTCACCGGCGCGGACGGGAACGTCACCGCCGAGTGGACGTTCGAGGGATCCGAGAAGAAGGCGGGGACGACCGTCCAGCACGTCTTCGACGACGGCGGGAACGCGACCGTCGCCGTCGTCGTCACGGACGAGTCCGGCGAGACCGTCACGCGCGAACTCGTCGTCGACGTCGTCGAGTACGGCGACGACGACGAGTCCTCCTCGAATCCGCTCGAGAACGTCGCCACCATCGCGCTGTTCGGCGCGCTCCTGGGTGGCGTCCCCCTCGTTCTCCTCCTGTTCGTCGTCCCGAAGGCGATGGAAGTGATCACCGACGCGCTCTGA
- a CDS encoding aldo/keto reductase has translation MEYTTLGGTGVEVSRICLGCMSFGSSDWRPWVLEPEEGRELVERALDLGINFFDTANMYSGGESERVLGEVLEGQRDEAVVATKCYFQMDEDDPNSGGLSRKAIEQELENSLDRLGMDTIDLYQIHRWDDDTPIEETLRALDDAVRRGQVRSIGASSMWAHQFAEALHASDRLGLERFATMQDHYNLAYREEEREMHPLCEREDVGVLPWSPLARGWLARPHDEFETTTRGENEEFVPQHPYDEGGGVEVNERVQELAADHGVKMAQIALAWLFERDAVDAPIVGTTSVEHLEDAVEALESVDLSASDVAYLEEPYEPVRVSGHD, from the coding sequence ATGGAGTACACGACACTCGGCGGGACCGGCGTCGAAGTCTCGCGGATCTGCCTGGGCTGCATGAGTTTCGGGTCGAGCGACTGGCGGCCGTGGGTGCTCGAACCCGAGGAGGGCAGGGAGCTCGTCGAGCGCGCGCTCGACCTCGGCATCAACTTCTTCGACACCGCGAACATGTACTCGGGCGGCGAGTCCGAGCGCGTGCTCGGGGAGGTACTCGAGGGGCAGCGCGACGAAGCGGTCGTCGCGACGAAGTGCTACTTCCAGATGGACGAGGACGACCCGAACAGCGGCGGACTCTCCCGGAAGGCGATCGAGCAGGAACTCGAGAACTCCCTGGACAGACTGGGGATGGATACCATCGACCTCTACCAGATCCACCGCTGGGACGACGACACGCCGATCGAGGAGACGCTGCGCGCGCTCGACGACGCTGTCCGCCGCGGGCAGGTCCGTTCTATCGGCGCGTCCTCGATGTGGGCGCACCAGTTCGCGGAGGCCTTGCACGCGAGCGACCGGCTGGGACTCGAGCGGTTCGCGACGATGCAGGATCACTACAACCTCGCGTACCGCGAGGAGGAGCGCGAGATGCACCCGCTCTGCGAGCGGGAAGACGTCGGCGTGCTGCCGTGGAGTCCGCTCGCTCGCGGCTGGCTCGCCCGACCGCACGACGAGTTCGAGACGACGACCCGCGGCGAGAACGAGGAGTTCGTCCCACAGCACCCATACGACGAGGGCGGTGGCGTCGAGGTGAACGAGCGCGTGCAGGAGCTCGCCGCCGACCACGGCGTGAAGATGGCTCAGATCGCGCTCGCGTGGCTGTTCGAGCGGGACGCCGTGGACGCGCCGATCGTCGGGACGACGAGCGTCGAGCACCTCGAGGACGCCGTGGAGGCGCTCGAGTCCGTCGACCTCTCCGCGAGCGACGTCGCGTACCTCGAGGAGCCCTACGAGCCGGTTCGCGTCTCCGGCCACGACTAA
- a CDS encoding macro domain-containing protein has translation MEFSVVQGDIAEQSADALVNAAGTSLRMGSGVAGALRRAGGTELDAGARERGPVDLGSAAVTDAYALDADVVVHAAAMPHYGDGRATAESIRSATRNALAAADDRGCESLVIPALGCGVAGFDLEDGARIVAEELRAFEPGSLEDVRFVAYSTDEYETIREVVDATRGDG, from the coding sequence ATGGAGTTCAGCGTCGTCCAGGGTGACATCGCCGAACAGTCGGCGGACGCACTCGTCAACGCCGCGGGTACGAGTCTCCGGATGGGAAGCGGCGTCGCGGGCGCGCTCAGACGCGCCGGCGGCACCGAACTCGACGCGGGCGCACGCGAACGCGGCCCCGTCGACCTCGGCTCGGCCGCGGTCACGGACGCGTACGCGCTCGACGCGGACGTCGTCGTGCACGCCGCCGCGATGCCGCACTACGGCGACGGCCGGGCGACCGCCGAGAGCATCCGGTCGGCCACCCGGAACGCGCTCGCCGCCGCCGACGACCGCGGCTGCGAGTCGCTCGTGATACCGGCACTCGGTTGCGGCGTCGCGGGATTCGACCTCGAGGACGGTGCGCGAATCGTCGCCGAGGAGCTACGCGCGTTCGAGCCCGGCTCGCTGGAGGACGTCCGGTTCGTCGCGTACAGCACCGACGAGTACGAGACGATCCGCGAGGTCGTCGACGCGACGCGCGGCGACGGCTGA